The following proteins are encoded in a genomic region of Dyadobacter sp. UC 10:
- a CDS encoding LamG-like jellyroll fold domain-containing protein, producing MNSFSVATRAALLFLTFFGCITGHAQVDLTRGLVGCYPFSGNAKDYSPLANDGTVTGAKLVADRFGNANSAYEFDGIDDVIEISPNNLQLNNFTYSIWARPNGIPTERTAWFLFSVGSDLGDQHIIFSNLYATEELIGFSHGCYQGVANHLACTSASIQPAGKWYHLAVVKDDKNYYFYVNGKKICTESDKGFQAFYGVGTVRATIGARNNYGQASNAVIDDIHLYDRPLSQEEIDALFEGGKVPSDPVNGQIVADNKPVCAGEMLSLKVEADQVGSVFEWTVDGIKQYESSGSIQIPTLDKGADYQINVSVKVDFDRTCFKQTEAFGIDKILDVKNCTNPPRDTSMLLVPDIFTPNGDGKNDNWEISNTGTIRKLAIKVFNRWGEIIYYSGEYIHPWNGMYRGQRVSSGSYPYQIFSNEKLLRSGNVMIVY from the coding sequence ATGAATTCCTTTTCGGTTGCCACGCGTGCGGCTTTGTTGTTTTTGACGTTTTTTGGATGCATAACTGGCCATGCGCAGGTTGACCTCACACGGGGATTAGTTGGCTGCTATCCCTTTTCGGGCAATGCGAAAGATTACAGCCCTCTTGCGAACGATGGCACAGTTACTGGTGCAAAACTTGTTGCGGATCGCTTTGGGAATGCAAATTCAGCCTATGAATTTGACGGCATTGACGATGTAATCGAGATTAGCCCCAATAACTTACAACTCAATAATTTTACCTACTCTATCTGGGCACGTCCTAACGGAATTCCTACCGAACGCACGGCCTGGTTTCTTTTTTCCGTTGGAAGCGACCTGGGCGATCAACATATTATTTTTAGCAATTTGTATGCGACTGAAGAGCTTATAGGGTTTTCGCATGGATGCTATCAGGGAGTCGCCAATCATCTTGCCTGTACCAGCGCTTCGATCCAACCAGCGGGAAAGTGGTATCACCTTGCTGTGGTTAAGGACGACAAAAATTATTATTTCTATGTCAATGGCAAGAAGATCTGCACGGAAAGCGACAAGGGTTTTCAAGCATTTTACGGTGTGGGTACAGTGCGAGCAACTATTGGTGCCCGTAACAATTACGGTCAGGCGTCCAATGCAGTGATAGATGATATTCACCTTTACGACCGTCCGCTGAGTCAGGAAGAAATCGATGCTTTATTCGAAGGCGGAAAAGTGCCTTCGGATCCTGTGAACGGGCAGATTGTTGCGGACAATAAACCGGTGTGCGCCGGTGAAATGTTGTCCTTAAAGGTAGAAGCAGACCAGGTCGGTTCTGTTTTTGAATGGACGGTCGACGGAATTAAGCAATACGAATCATCCGGATCAATACAGATCCCAACGCTGGATAAGGGTGCGGATTATCAGATCAATGTTAGTGTGAAAGTGGATTTCGACAGAACCTGCTTCAAGCAGACCGAAGCATTCGGAATAGACAAGATTTTGGATGTTAAAAACTGTACAAATCCTCCCAGGGATACTTCGATGCTACTTGTCCCGGACATTTTCACCCCCAATGGAGATGGTAAAAATGATAATTGGGAAATCTCCAATACAGGTACCATCAGGAAGCTTGCCATTAAGGTTTTCAATCGCTGGGGAGAAATCATTTACTACTCAGGGGAATATATACATCCATGGAATGGCATGTATAGGGGGCAGCGTGTCTCTTCCGGAAGTTATCCGTATCAGATTTTTTCAAATGAAAAATTACTAAGAAGCGGAAATGTAATGATTGTATACTAA
- a CDS encoding glycoside hydrolase family 20 zincin-like fold domain-containing protein: MYTLATFPKIRIISLKIQVDSISDSRRIASQSLRAASRVLLLACCLFLAKSPSTAQVKTSKPTTPKTNPGSALLPLPQQMELTDKMFKISKSWKIISDRSSVPAQVLKSFQEDLKEGGLPLSVATKSSSPAIRLIVKKGSVEIGATVDTNRTALTRQAYRLSLKPETVTITANDAQGLYYGMQTFLQLLRAQAPKIQLPEGEITDWPNVEVRMIYWDDAHHVEKLGALKRIVRQASTYKINAFSIKLEGHFQYKSAPAIVEPYALTPQEYQELADFAKTHYVDLVPFLDAPAHVSFILKHPEYRKLRLIDDINYQFSVTNPETFKLLDAMFSELIDASKGSKFIILSNDEAYYTGKAPSEKAMADSLGGNGRLLAWFIKKMADRLHEQGRTVLFWGEFPLRKEDITSLPSHIVNGVYNKAIAADYKKHGIRQFVYTATQGAEPIFPNYYPLHTKTAVMADGSDRSSGRVAGMFREIGTAFKENLSSFMGVVIAGWADAGLHPETFWLGYATATAAGWNNNLTPADASARFMNAFYGSAQKDMDSIYHVLSEQAEFHTESWDWIASPWRTMIKGNSDSLFLQPEKDQTLPLLPVPEPGTLAISDKTYPVNAQRFAAAKSMLPRNKYAFQLLQQNKSRAKKQLYNLEVLESVAAICGQNLRMLVTLNQVTDALQKATSAGNPAAAVRQLDMAMEMVSKLKTQRDSTLAFVKNIWYKEWQPLVEEANGRRYLHQVDDIKDHQPVRTIDLSYLIYRELHYPLDQWWNDVQKVRNEYAKQHQLPLVEKQLKWQQYR, translated from the coding sequence TTGTACACGCTTGCAACATTTCCAAAGATCCGAATAATCAGCCTAAAAATTCAAGTCGATAGCATATCAGACTCCCGCAGGATTGCTTCTCAAAGTTTGAGAGCGGCAAGCCGGGTATTGTTACTTGCGTGCTGCTTATTTCTCGCAAAATCACCCTCGACCGCACAAGTCAAAACTTCTAAGCCAACAACCCCTAAGACCAACCCCGGCTCAGCCTTACTGCCTCTCCCGCAACAAATGGAGCTGACCGATAAAATGTTTAAAATCAGCAAAAGCTGGAAGATAATCTCCGATCGCTCCTCAGTACCCGCACAGGTTTTAAAAAGTTTTCAGGAAGATTTGAAAGAAGGAGGTCTGCCGCTTTCGGTGGCAACTAAGAGCAGCTCACCGGCGATTCGGCTGATTGTTAAAAAGGGATCGGTAGAAATTGGTGCGACCGTTGATACGAATCGCACTGCACTTACCCGCCAGGCTTACCGGCTAAGCTTGAAACCTGAGACTGTTACCATTACCGCCAATGATGCGCAGGGTTTGTATTACGGTATGCAAACTTTCCTGCAACTACTACGTGCACAAGCACCTAAAATACAGCTTCCCGAAGGAGAAATTACCGACTGGCCCAATGTGGAAGTGCGGATGATTTACTGGGACGATGCGCATCACGTCGAGAAGCTGGGCGCATTGAAGCGGATTGTCCGGCAGGCTTCGACTTACAAGATCAATGCATTTTCGATTAAACTGGAAGGGCATTTTCAATATAAATCTGCCCCCGCGATTGTGGAACCTTACGCGTTGACGCCTCAGGAATATCAGGAGCTGGCAGATTTTGCAAAAACGCATTATGTTGACTTAGTGCCTTTTCTGGACGCGCCGGCGCACGTTTCTTTTATCCTGAAACATCCTGAATACCGCAAGCTGCGGCTGATTGACGATATTAACTACCAGTTTTCGGTTACTAATCCGGAAACATTTAAGCTGCTTGACGCGATGTTCAGCGAGCTGATCGATGCGAGCAAAGGCAGCAAATTCATTATCCTTTCCAATGATGAGGCTTACTACACCGGCAAAGCGCCTTCTGAAAAAGCGATGGCGGATAGTCTCGGCGGAAATGGTCGGCTACTGGCCTGGTTTATCAAAAAAATGGCCGATAGATTGCATGAGCAGGGCCGGACTGTTCTTTTTTGGGGCGAATTTCCATTGAGAAAGGAGGATATTACCTCGCTGCCGTCGCATATCGTGAATGGTGTTTACAACAAAGCAATTGCGGCGGATTATAAAAAGCATGGGATCAGACAGTTTGTTTATACAGCCACACAAGGCGCCGAGCCTATTTTCCCAAACTATTATCCGCTGCACACGAAGACAGCCGTGATGGCAGATGGAAGTGACCGTTCGTCGGGCCGGGTAGCGGGTATGTTCCGGGAGATCGGCACTGCATTTAAGGAAAATCTATCTTCGTTTATGGGCGTAGTGATTGCCGGCTGGGCCGACGCCGGGTTGCATCCTGAAACTTTCTGGCTGGGCTATGCGACCGCCACGGCAGCGGGGTGGAATAATAACCTCACTCCCGCCGATGCTTCGGCGCGATTTATGAATGCGTTTTACGGATCAGCGCAAAAGGATATGGACAGCATTTACCACGTTCTCAGCGAACAGGCTGAGTTCCATACTGAGAGCTGGGACTGGATCGCATCACCCTGGCGAACGATGATCAAAGGAAATTCAGACAGCCTGTTCCTGCAACCTGAAAAAGACCAGACTTTACCCCTACTGCCCGTACCGGAACCAGGTACACTGGCAATTTCAGACAAAACTTACCCTGTGAATGCGCAGCGCTTTGCGGCAGCAAAATCCATGCTTCCGCGCAATAAATATGCGTTTCAATTACTCCAGCAAAACAAATCGCGTGCTAAAAAGCAGCTTTATAACCTGGAAGTACTGGAATCTGTGGCGGCGATCTGCGGGCAAAACCTGCGCATGCTGGTTACATTAAATCAGGTAACTGATGCACTGCAAAAAGCTACGTCGGCCGGCAACCCGGCAGCGGCGGTTAGGCAATTGGATATGGCCATGGAAATGGTAAGCAAACTGAAAACACAGCGCGACAGTACGCTCGCATTTGTCAAAAATATCTGGTATAAAGAATGGCAGCCACTGGTTGAAGAAGCAAACGGCCGCAGGTATCTGCATCAGGTAGACGATATCAAAGACCACCAGCCGGTGCGCACCATCGACCTCAGTTATTTGATTTACAGAGAGTTGCACTATCCGCTTGATCAGTGGTGGAACGATGTGCAGAAAGTACGGAATGAGTATGCAAAGCAACATCAGTTGCCCTTGGTGGAGAAGCAGTTGAAATGGCAGCAATACAGGTAG
- a CDS encoding HAD-IA family hydrolase: MVKYVIFDFDGTLADSREVFVPLYNQIARKHNYRPIEPDGLEYLKTLSIRERCRYLKVPLYRIPFLASEFLGLYKAALSQVKLFKGIEELINALHNNGLQIAIISTNSERNISDFLAANGIDKISKIYCSTSLFGKDKLIRGFLKKYNLKPNEVLYVGDEVRDIEACKKAGVKIAWVSWGYDSMETALRANPDFVVLEPAGVLDVVLEKCAG; the protein is encoded by the coding sequence ATGGTTAAATACGTCATCTTCGATTTCGACGGAACACTGGCTGATTCTCGGGAAGTATTTGTTCCGCTTTATAACCAAATTGCCAGAAAACACAACTATCGCCCGATCGAACCGGATGGTCTCGAATATCTGAAAACGCTCTCGATCAGGGAGCGCTGTCGCTATCTCAAAGTGCCGCTATACCGCATTCCATTTCTGGCAAGCGAATTTTTGGGTCTTTATAAAGCTGCATTGTCGCAGGTAAAGTTATTTAAGGGAATAGAGGAACTGATCAATGCCCTTCACAACAACGGTCTTCAAATCGCAATCATTTCAACGAATTCAGAACGCAACATTTCTGATTTTCTGGCTGCCAATGGCATTGATAAGATCAGTAAAATATATTGCAGCACAAGCCTCTTCGGGAAAGACAAACTGATCAGGGGATTTCTTAAAAAATACAACTTAAAGCCAAATGAGGTTCTGTATGTAGGCGACGAGGTGCGCGACATTGAAGCATGTAAAAAAGCCGGCGTCAAAATCGCCTGGGTAAGCTGGGGCTATGATAGTATGGAGACTGCCCTGCGTGCCAATCCGGATTTTGTGGTTTTGGAACCGGCGGGAGTACTTGATGTGGTTTTGGAAAAATGCGCAGGCTAG
- a CDS encoding PDDEXK nuclease domain-containing protein: protein MKESENPATSLIQDVVQILQLARQNAYRAVNTAMLEAYWHIGKRIVEEEQDGAARAAYGEGIIKQLSKDLSREIGKGFSVANLENFRKFYLTFSGEQKSYAVRRELSWTHYRLIMRVEDPAARTYYVNECANQTWSTRTLERNINSSYYQRLLSSQAKPSMYIQGQDFNKIFTKDFIKDPYVFEFLNIPEPVNVLEQDIEKALIGNLQQFLLELGKGFSFVGRQFRISTETSHFYIDLVFYNYLLKCFVLFDLKTGKLAHQDTGQMDMYIRMFDDLKKQDDDNPTIGIILCTEKDETVVKYSILNDSKQLFATKYMLYLPTEEELIAEIEREKRLIETQLNEKAGSFGQ, encoded by the coding sequence ATGAAAGAATCTGAAAATCCAGCAACGTCGTTGATCCAGGATGTTGTACAAATTTTACAGCTGGCGCGACAGAATGCTTATCGTGCTGTAAATACAGCAATGCTTGAAGCTTACTGGCATATAGGTAAGAGAATTGTAGAAGAAGAACAAGATGGAGCGGCCCGGGCTGCATACGGAGAAGGAATTATCAAGCAACTTTCAAAGGACTTAAGTCGTGAAATTGGCAAGGGTTTTTCAGTAGCAAACCTGGAAAATTTCAGAAAGTTTTACCTTACTTTTTCAGGTGAACAAAAATCTTACGCAGTGCGTAGGGAATTGAGCTGGACACATTACCGGCTGATTATGAGAGTTGAAGACCCTGCGGCCCGGACGTATTATGTAAATGAATGCGCAAACCAGACGTGGAGCACGCGAACATTGGAGCGCAATATTAATTCCTCATATTACCAGCGTCTGCTCTCTTCTCAGGCAAAACCAAGCATGTACATTCAGGGTCAGGACTTCAACAAAATTTTTACAAAGGATTTCATAAAAGACCCTTATGTTTTTGAATTCCTGAACATTCCCGAGCCGGTGAATGTATTGGAACAAGACATTGAAAAAGCACTGATCGGAAACTTGCAGCAATTCTTACTCGAATTAGGAAAAGGATTTTCATTTGTAGGAAGACAATTCAGGATCAGTACCGAAACAAGTCACTTTTATATTGACCTCGTTTTCTACAATTACCTGCTGAAATGTTTTGTGCTATTTGATCTAAAAACCGGCAAGCTAGCACACCAGGATACCGGGCAAATGGATATGTACATCCGCATGTTCGACGACCTGAAAAAGCAAGACGATGATAATCCGACCATAGGAATTATTCTGTGCACTGAAAAAGACGAAACGGTCGTGAAGTATAGTATTTTGAATGACAGCAAGCAGCTGTTTGCAACCAAGTATATGCTTTATCTGCCGACAGAAGAAGAATTAATAGCGGAAATTGAGCGGGAGAAAAGGCTTATTGAAACGCAATTGAATGAAAAGGCAGGATCTTTCGGACAATAA
- a CDS encoding helix-turn-helix domain-containing protein has product MTHTTSNPKIHEGRNLKRFREMLSIKQDALAFELGEDWNQQKISLLEQKEKIDSDILEQVAAILKIPAEAIRNFDEEKAINIIANTFQEFHDQSGGVNFQPTYNINPIEKWMEALEENKRLNAELLKAKDDTIRMLEKLIVNK; this is encoded by the coding sequence ATGACACATACTACCTCTAATCCGAAGATCCACGAAGGCCGCAATTTGAAACGTTTCCGCGAAATGCTCTCGATTAAGCAAGATGCACTTGCATTTGAGCTTGGCGAAGACTGGAACCAGCAAAAAATTTCTTTACTGGAACAGAAGGAAAAGATCGATTCGGATATTTTGGAACAAGTTGCTGCTATTTTAAAAATTCCTGCTGAGGCGATACGAAATTTTGATGAGGAAAAGGCGATTAATATAATCGCAAATACATTTCAGGAATTTCATGATCAATCGGGCGGTGTGAACTTTCAGCCTACTTACAATATTAATCCGATCGAAAAATGGATGGAGGCATTGGAGGAAAATAAACGTTTAAATGCAGAATTGCTCAAAGCGAAAGATGATACGATCAGGATGCTGGAGAAGTTGATTGTCAACAAATAG
- a CDS encoding helix-turn-helix domain-containing protein, producing the protein MNNVTQNKKLTSFSAHLDEQYGKPGTTDREQYEEEFEAFKLGAMIQELRKKQGLTQEQLADKCGTTKTYISRIENNASDIRLSTLMRIVREGLGGNLKLSVTA; encoded by the coding sequence ATGAACAACGTGACTCAAAATAAAAAACTAACCTCCTTTTCCGCGCATCTTGACGAACAGTATGGAAAACCTGGCACGACCGACCGAGAACAATACGAAGAAGAATTTGAAGCCTTCAAACTCGGAGCAATGATCCAGGAGTTGCGGAAGAAACAAGGTTTGACGCAGGAACAACTGGCGGATAAATGCGGCACGACAAAAACTTACATTTCACGAATAGAAAATAATGCAAGCGATATCAGGCTTTCGACTTTGATGCGGATTGTCAGAGAAGGTTTGGGAGGAAATTTGAAGCTGAGTGTGACTGCCTGA
- a CDS encoding type II toxin-antitoxin system RelE/ParE family toxin, with protein MSVKFIRDIFYYEKYYLEFFDKLKPDVRKKFNWTLQLIATIDRVPEKYFKHITNSTGIYEVRVEVGSDIYRVFSFFDKGNLIVLLNGFQKKTQKTPKNELDLAEKLKKQYFDEQRDSK; from the coding sequence ATGAGCGTAAAGTTTATCCGGGACATCTTTTATTATGAGAAATACTATCTTGAATTCTTTGATAAATTGAAACCGGATGTCAGGAAGAAGTTTAACTGGACATTGCAACTCATTGCAACCATTGACAGGGTACCTGAAAAGTATTTTAAGCACATAACTAACTCAACAGGAATTTATGAAGTCAGAGTTGAAGTTGGGTCTGATATTTATCGGGTTTTCAGTTTTTTCGATAAAGGAAATCTGATCGTGCTGCTAAATGGATTTCAAAAGAAAACACAGAAGACGCCAAAAAACGAACTCGACCTGGCGGAAAAACTCAAAAAACAATACTTCGATGAACAACGTGACTCAAAATAA
- a CDS encoding exo-beta-N-acetylmuramidase NamZ family protein, which translates to MEQTLRYISILLLALLTIGHIECAAQTASANQQKINKAGIITGADQTEKYLSYLKGKRIGLVANQSSIVGKKSSVDSLVSLGIKIVKVFGPEHGFRGNASNGAAVSSEVDAKTGIPIISLYGKNQKPTKEQLADIDLMVFDIQDVGCRYYTNINTLEYVMEACAENNKELLILDRPNPNGYVVDGPVMTDDRFKSAIGIHYTPMTHGMTIGEFAQYLNGEGYLEKQCKIKVIKVANYDHDMPYELPIHPSPNLNTQQAVMLFPSLCMFEGTAINEGRGTYMPFTILGAPALKGKYSFSYKPVGIPGMSERPNHKDSVCYGLDLRNYDIEKLRKSRQINLSWLIELYKAYPDKAHFFTPGRANQDISAFDLRIGTDQLRKQIIAGVPEAEIRQSWEPELGKFKAIRMKYLLYP; encoded by the coding sequence ATGGAACAAACACTGAGATATATTTCCATACTATTGTTGGCGCTTCTGACGATCGGCCATATTGAATGTGCCGCACAAACTGCATCGGCAAATCAACAAAAAATCAATAAAGCGGGGATTATCACTGGTGCTGATCAGACCGAAAAATACCTGTCCTATCTGAAAGGAAAACGCATTGGTTTAGTTGCAAATCAGAGTTCGATTGTTGGTAAAAAAAGCAGCGTCGACAGTCTGGTGAGTCTTGGGATTAAAATCGTAAAAGTGTTTGGGCCTGAACATGGATTCAGGGGCAATGCGAGTAACGGGGCCGCAGTGAGTAGTGAGGTAGACGCTAAAACGGGTATTCCTATCATTTCTTTATACGGCAAAAACCAGAAGCCAACCAAAGAACAGTTGGCGGATATCGACCTGATGGTCTTTGATATACAGGATGTCGGCTGCCGCTACTACACCAATATCAATACGCTGGAATATGTGATGGAAGCTTGCGCGGAAAACAATAAAGAACTGCTCATTCTTGACAGACCTAATCCAAACGGATATGTTGTGGACGGACCTGTCATGACGGATGATCGGTTTAAATCCGCCATTGGAATTCACTATACACCGATGACGCACGGCATGACGATCGGGGAATTTGCGCAGTACCTTAATGGTGAAGGTTATCTTGAAAAACAATGCAAAATTAAGGTTATAAAAGTCGCCAATTATGACCACGATATGCCTTATGAATTACCGATTCATCCTTCGCCGAATTTGAATACGCAGCAAGCTGTCATGCTTTTTCCGAGCCTGTGTATGTTTGAAGGAACTGCAATCAACGAAGGCCGGGGCACTTACATGCCGTTTACGATCCTGGGAGCGCCCGCGCTGAAAGGCAAGTATTCATTTTCGTACAAACCTGTCGGTATTCCGGGAATGAGTGAGCGGCCGAATCACAAAGATTCCGTTTGTTATGGTCTTGATCTCCGTAATTACGACATTGAAAAGCTTCGCAAAAGTCGCCAGATTAATCTGTCGTGGTTAATCGAATTATACAAAGCCTATCCGGACAAAGCACATTTCTTCACTCCCGGCCGGGCCAACCAGGATATATCCGCGTTTGACCTGCGCATAGGCACCGACCAATTACGAAAACAGATCATTGCTGGCGTACCTGAGGCAGAAATCAGACAAAGCTGGGAGCCTGAATTGGGGAAGTTTAAGGCGATTCGAATGAAGTATTTGCTGTATCCGTGA
- the agaR gene encoding transcriptional repressor AgaR has translation MKKTAQRRSLILQKLDELGEVNVNDLSEMLEVSEVTIRNDLDKLENSNLLVRAHGGAFKTNNIALTVTEKRKINHDIKRLIGKKAVSLINEDDSIILDSGTTTFEISNNLEKFKSLTVISNALDIVNNLAQYENLQVYMPGGYLKEFSMSLVGPMAERNFKQLYCNKLFLGIDGMKANAGFFTHYMEEAHLNQIMIDIAEEVIVVTDSSKFKKSGLAFICGFDKINKVVTDDKIEEADLKMLKQHNIEVIIAES, from the coding sequence ATGAAAAAGACCGCGCAGCGTCGTTCGCTGATCTTGCAAAAACTCGATGAGTTGGGCGAAGTAAATGTGAATGATTTGAGTGAGATGCTGGAAGTGAGTGAGGTAACGATCCGTAACGATCTGGACAAGCTCGAAAACAGTAACCTGCTCGTGAGGGCTCACGGCGGCGCTTTTAAAACCAATAACATTGCCCTGACTGTCACCGAAAAACGGAAGATTAACCACGATATCAAGCGGCTGATCGGTAAAAAAGCAGTCTCGCTGATCAACGAAGACGACAGCATTATCCTCGATTCGGGCACGACGACTTTTGAAATATCGAACAACCTCGAAAAATTCAAAAGCCTGACCGTGATCAGCAACGCGCTGGACATTGTCAATAACCTCGCACAATATGAAAATTTGCAGGTATATATGCCGGGTGGCTACCTGAAAGAATTCTCGATGTCACTGGTTGGCCCAATGGCCGAGCGCAACTTTAAACAATTGTATTGCAACAAACTTTTCCTCGGGATCGACGGGATGAAAGCCAACGCAGGTTTTTTCACGCACTATATGGAGGAAGCGCATTTAAACCAGATCATGATTGATATTGCCGAAGAGGTGATCGTGGTGACCGATTCTTCGAAATTCAAAAAATCAGGACTGGCGTTTATTTGTGGTTTTGATAAGATTAATAAGGTGGTTACTGATGATAAGATTGAGGAGGCGGATTTGAAGATGCTGAAACAGCATAACATTGAGGTGATTATTGCGGAAAGCTAA
- a CDS encoding ACT domain-containing protein, translating into MENELADLNRISVYASDTNNLLSRLLQVFGKSRFEVTYMQVFNTADENLKLILVEASFPKEMLGLILERIEKIVEVHRAFPHQDEAANLAAVLNV; encoded by the coding sequence ATGGAGAATGAATTGGCAGATTTGAACCGGATATCGGTATATGCCAGCGATACTAATAATCTGTTGAGCAGACTTTTGCAGGTATTTGGCAAGAGCCGGTTTGAGGTTACCTACATGCAGGTCTTCAATACAGCAGATGAAAACCTGAAACTGATCCTCGTGGAAGCTTCTTTTCCGAAAGAAATGTTGGGACTAATTCTGGAACGCATTGAAAAGATCGTTGAGGTGCATCGCGCTTTCCCGCATCAGGATGAAGCAGCAAATCTGGCAGCTGTGCTAAACGTTTAG